One segment of Osmerus mordax isolate fOsmMor3 chromosome 28, fOsmMor3.pri, whole genome shotgun sequence DNA contains the following:
- the trpv4 gene encoding LOW QUALITY PROTEIN: transient receptor potential cation channel subfamily V member 4 (The sequence of the model RefSeq protein was modified relative to this genomic sequence to represent the inferred CDS: deleted 6 bases in 4 codons), producing the protein MNETNSATTLLKRYRVAMTRADTAPAVSTENGHTPVRGEGGGEGQQDTDGSLSDLAGLFDSADAPSAQLDQSQDSPQDPARAGQAGDGRPNLRMKFQGAFKKGITSPMDLLENSMYESPVAPGPKKAPMDSLFDYGTYRQGNNQKRRKKLPRGKTQASCDEGPVSDPPKVLKEFNRCLLFEGVSRAEPGALEGLLEYLQGHEKRLTDEEFREPSTGKTCLPKALLNLYSGRNDTIPLLADIAEKTGNLRDFINTPFRDVYYRGQTALHIAVERRCKQYVELLVEKGADVHAQARGRFFQPRDEGGCFYFGELPLSLAACTNQPDMVHYLTENAHKKADLRRQDSRGNTVLHALVHIADNTRDNTRFLTKMYDLLLIKSAKLYPECNLEDVLNNDGMSPLMMCAKLGKIGVFQHIIRREIKDEEARHLSRKFKDWAYGPVYSSLYDLSSLDTCGEEAGPDRRGNQAAAGTERRGWWPRQVRALYIPETGLVAAAGESSLHPRDGAGGRGSEAPLEAPLEAPLEAPVPVRPPWRPPWRPLSQ; encoded by the exons ATGAATGAG ACCAACTCAGCAACCACTCTCCTGAAGAGGTATCGTGTCGCCATGACGAGGGCTGACACCGCTCCCGCCGTCAGCACGGAGAACGGACACACCCCGGTCCGAGGCGAGGGCGGGGGAGAAGGCCAGCAGGACACCGACGGCTCCCTGTCCGACTTGGCAGGACTGTTTGACAGCGCCGACGCGCCCTCGGCCCAGCTGGACCAGAGCCAGGACTCACCCCAGGACCCGGCCCGGGCAGGGCAGGCAGGAGACGGCAGGCCCAACCTGCGCATGAAGTTCCAGGGTGCCTTCAAGAAGGGCATCACAAGTCCTATGGACCTGCTGGAGAACAGCATGTACGAATCCCCCGTGGCGCCCGGGCCCAAGAAGGCCCCGATGGACTCCCTGTTTGACTACGGAACTTACCGACAAGGCAACAACCAGAAGCGCAGGAAGAAGCTCCCACGCGG GAAGACTCAGGCGTCCTGCGACGAGGGTCCCGTCTCGGACCCCCCCAAGGTGCTCAAGGAGTTTAACCGCTGCCTCCTGTTCGAGGGCGTGTCGAGGGCCGAGCCTGGGGCCCTGGAGGGCCTGCTGGAATACCTGCAGGGCCATGAGAAGAGGCTCACCGACGAGGAGTTCAGAG AACCTTCCACCGGCAAAACATGTCTGCCCAAAGCCCTGCTCAACCTGTACAGTGGTCGGAACGACACCATTCCCCTGCTGGCGGACATAGCAGAGAAGACTGGAAACCTACGAGACTTCATCAACACCCCCTTCAGAGACGTTTACTACCGAG GTCAAACGGCGCTCCACATCGCTGTAGAACGCCGCTGTAAGCAGTACGTGGAGCTGCTGGTGGAGAAGGGTGCGGACGTGCATGCGCAGGCCCGCGGGCGCTTCTTCCAGCCCAGAGACGAGGGGGGATGCTTCTACTTTG GTGAGCTGCCCCTATCCCTGGCGGCCTGCACCAACCAGCCCGACATGGTGCATTACCTGACGGAGAACGCCCACAAGAAGGCCGACCTGCGTCGCCAGGACTCCCGGGGCAACACAGTCCTCCACGCCCTGGTGCACATCGCAGACAACACC CGCGACAACACCCGCTTCCTCACCAAGATGTACGAC CTGCTCCTCATCAAGAGCGCCAAGCTCTACCCAGAATGCAACCTGGAGGACGTGCTGAACAACGACGGCATGTCGCCCCTCATGATGTGCGCCAAGCTGGGCAAGATCGGG GTGTTCCAGCACATCATCAGGAGGGAGATCAAGGAC GAGGAGGCGCGCCACCTCTCCCGGAAGTTCAAGGACTGGGCGTACGGCCCGGTGTACTCCTCCCTGTACGAC CTCTCCTCCCTGGACACCTGCGGAGAGGAGG CTGGCCCTGACCGCAGAGGGAACCAGGCTGCTGCAGGGACAGAG aGACGTGGCTGGTGGCCGCGGCAGGTGAGAGCTCTCTACATCCCAGAGACGGGGCTGGTGGCCGCGGCAGGTGAGAGCTCTCTACATCCCAGAGACGGGGCTGGTGGCCGCGGCAG